From the genome of Schistocerca gregaria isolate iqSchGreg1 unplaced genomic scaffold, iqSchGreg1.2 ptg001116l, whole genome shotgun sequence:
aaccctacgagggaccatcacataaggacgAAAGGTGCGAGACTCATTCTAGTTGCCTCTAACGACAGGCAGAAACACCCTGGGCCCGCAGGAGGGAACAACAGGGTCACACACTAAGTACCTAGGTGAAGTGCTCGAACCGATAATAAAGGAGAAAACTGCCCAGAATACTTGCTTATTGAAAATGAAGAGAAAATTATACAAAACACGGGGTATTTGCAAGAAGAAATGTCTATCCACCTGCACCAAAATTCATCACAacaacactgtaatcaaacctgtgAGGTGCTATACGCCGGTGGGACACTGATGTTACATACAAAGGCCGACCTCGAGAACATTCTCACacaagaaagaaaaatcattaggaaattGTTGGATCGAAACTCATGGACAATAGATATAGGTTTCAGTTCAGGAACATCACAGGGAAGATCTCCAACATTGCAGCGGATATTAGAGGTGACTAAAATTTTATAGACACATCAGCACACTCCCACAGACAAGACTCTACAACAGAATCCTTAGGTACATCCAGGGACTAAAGACCACTACACCCTGGATGACAAGTCAAAATTGATCTAGAAAGAGCTCAGGTAGATACAACGGATGTCATGGACACAAGGTGTACACGTGGGAAGTGATGTAAGAGAAAACAGTACCTAAAGCCCAAAAGGCAAAGTGgaatgaagaacgcaagagagccTTTAGTGAATGAATGAGGTAGAACAACAAGAACAAGTAGTTATGAATGTTTTgcatggaacaacaacaacaacaacaacaacaactattattattattattattaagtaataagtagtattGAGAGCTCAAGGAAAAAGGGATTAATATCTTTCACTGAGAAGATGTATCAACTTGAGTAAGTTATGTGCAATACTGACTAACTGTAAGTATCAGCTTTTCCTTGCTCAACACCAGTAAGTGCAGTTAAGACCCATACTTGGCTCTCCTGAAACAAAAGACTGTGGATCCAGAATAGTCAACCTCGATAATAAATCCTGAATCTCAGAGTgaaagtaatgacaatttgatcAGATGCAGGAATACGGCCATTAATATCACCACACATCCAAAAGATAGGCTCAAATGCTGAATTACAATGAACTGAGAGGTAATCCCTACTTACTTGGGATCAACACCTTTTAGCATACTGTGGCGCTATTGCAATTCGCTccacaggataatatcaacagagTTTTGTGTACCCAGAAGTAGTGGCTCTTCCAGATGTAAGACAAGCAGAATTGAAAGAAAGCACTGGTATTATTACATGATATTTGTTATCGGCTTCACAAGAGAATGTCATTCATTTCAttcttgaaattatgtataaatccACTGTTAAACCAATTAAATTCACCAATATGGGGTATGTAATTAAATATGAGAATAGAAAACTTCATTTACATAATAAGTCACCTGTCTTAAGTGGATTATCTCAAGCTGTATGGAGCAAACAATGAaataattgatcatttgttgtaatTGTAACCAAAAGGGAGAGGAGTTTGGTATCAGATTGCCACACTGGTCAGTACCATTAAAAGAGTGGTGCAAAAGGTCTTGTACTAACTAGAAGATAGTGTTATCTGCAAATATGGTGTTGGCAGGTGAAACACACATTTATTGCAGAATTAACCAGACAGTACAAATTAATAACACTCAAATGCACAAAGAGGTTGCTGAGTAATTTACATTCAATGTTCAGAGGATCTGAGGACCATCCTAACTTAAAGAACATGGTTACAGTCATTaatattgagggaactgtgacactATGATGATTTGTTTTCTGCTGTGGCTCCATTACTAAGTTATTCCTTTGTTGTACTCAACTACAGAAATACTGGCGCTGAAAACTACACAAATGCTGAAAGCCAATGATAAAGGCTCCAAGCATAATTTAAAATAATCATTAGTATGGACTGCTAAGTAAACAGGTTGctaagaaattcctgttacaacatCTAGGACTTTAAGAGGGGAGTgtctacataatattttgaataggaacccatgttcagAAACATCATCCAACAATACTATAGAGTGTTCAAGTTATAAGTGTTGTCACCtgcaaatgtatgtatatacaaggtgattctGTGGTAATGTTACAAACTTTTAAGGATGGTGTAGAATGATAAATATATCACTAAGGTTGAGGACCCTGTGTAGAAACAACagagtcaaaagttataagcgaaaactgttctcatgcctctgacagttgaatacatgtaaggTACCGCTGTTGCTATGACTGTAGGCTacacaactttcagaggtggtaatatggtCCAAAAATGTTGAGTAAAAATGGGCGTTAAAGTGTGTACCTTAAGAGCTGAGAGTAATCAATatgggagatgtgtttcacactagcgaaggtgACTAAGTGTTCATAGCGCCTtagacatgcattttagagcccaaattAACTagacttttttttattgttttagtctaTACTACaatctctgaaagttgcatactcTACATCCTAAGCAACAACTGTTCataacatgtattccactgtcagaggtatcagaattatTTTCACTTGTAACTTTTGAGTCTTGTTTCTGAACTAGTGACGCTTACCTCAAATCAATACATTTATCTATCTCCATcattcttgaaagtttgtaacaccatgaagaaatcaccctgtatacctaCAGTGCCTGTAACTCTGAAGGGTTGTCACATCATATTTCCAGAaaagggttcctattcaaaaattATGTAAAGGGAATTTCTGAATACCCTGTGTGTGCAttaatatctgctcttgggtagtGCCTGCTGGAAACACTACACTGCAATACACTAGGTACTCTTTAGTAAAGAACAAAGGCCCTCTAGTCTTAACATTTTACGTTCTATCACATTACAATAATATATAAAGCATACACAAAGAAATAAATGTTGAAAATACTAACCTTTGCTTCATGAGAATATGAACTGATCTTTGAAGAAAAGTCAGCCATTTTGCTAAGATCAGCTATCATTGATTCATATGTTTTTCTTTGCTGATTGACATGTGGCATTGATGCTGGTGGTTGTGTTGGTAACTGTGATGGCTGCTGATGTtgttgctgatgttgttgttgttgttgttgttgttgttgttgttgttgttgatgttgctgctgctgttgatgttgttgttgttgttgctgctgctgctgctgctgctgttgttgctgttgttgttgttgttgctgctgctgctgctgctgaatctgctgctgctggtgttgcaGTAGAGACTGGGACTGTGATGACTGCTGTTTCTTCAGTAAGAGATTCTGCTGCTCTGCATGAGCAAGAAATGACGAAAAACTTTCCTTTGGTGTAGGCAATGGAGGGAGAGCACTTAGCGAACTGCGACAAGAACTTGACGGCGCAGGCGAAGGCACAGATGTTACAGTAATCGTGAATGGCTTTGTAGATGCTGATCCAGATGTTGCAGAAACTGATGAATTTATTGATGCTGGGGTAACTGTGACACTAGGACTAATTGATGTCATGCATTGATTTGTTTTCTTAATGTCTGAGAACAGTGACTTCTGTTCCTTTGCAGCAGATAAACCTAGTACAATTTCATCTAGCTTACGCCGTTTTTTCTCCTTTCCAACAATTGGCTCCTCAGCAGGCTGAAAAGAAGAATTcataatatatttgaaaataatatGCTAGGGACACACTAAAAAAGAGCAAAATAATAATACTTTGCAAAATATGGGAAACTTAAgcataatgaaataattatttccCAGTACGAACAGAAAGGAACAAAAATCAGAATATTTCATAGAATGAGAATACGGACAgtataaaaaaatttgcaaaactAAAGAAATGAGACGTAATGTGATACTGAATTATGCTTTACTCAAAAACaaatgtacttgtgtgtgtgtgtgtgtgtgtgtgtgtgtgtgtgtgtgtgtgtgtgtgtgtgcgcgcgtgcgcgtgtgtgtgtgtgtatgtgtgcgcgtgtggagggaaaaaggggggggggtggactATGTTTCCCAGTGAGTTCTTATTGAAATTCCATC
Proteins encoded in this window:
- the LOC126328317 gene encoding alpha-protein kinase 1-like; the protein is KLHALLNNSGPPQQPPLSKPSLPWEVNDESLSEESRRSTPVAPVTLQPPPAHQQATRVLSIPFDLKCHPSSKNTGTTVIPGTSSTLTPIDLSSGVTKQVPADNASNNEILNEVQDFSMPSKNKQKSKLDDMLGKLMKKNNCPAEEPIVGKEKKRRKLDEIVLGLSAAKEQKSLFSDIKKTNQCMTSISPSVTVTPASINSSVSATSGSASTKPFTITVTSVPSPAPSSSCRSSLSALPPLPTPKESFSSFLAHAEQQNLLLKKQQSSQSQSLLQHQQQQIQQQQQQQQQQQQQQQQQQQQQQQQQQHQQQQQHQQQQQQQQQQQQQHQQQHQQPSQLPTQPPASMPHVNQQRKTYESMIADLSKMADFSSKISSYSHEAKVSIFNIYFFVYALYIIVM